The Dethiosulfovibrio peptidovorans DSM 11002 nucleotide sequence CGTCCTATCGATGCGATTCGGGGGTGTTCGATCTATCCCCTTTCACCGCGGGTGTTAAACAGGTAGTGGTGAGCAACACGAAGCAGCTCTACCTGATGGTCGATTCCAGCAAGATAGGTGCGGCCGCGCCTTCCTTGATAGCACCGGCCGAGAGCTTCGGGCACGTGATAACCGACGATCCTGAGATGAAGGTTCCCCAGGGGGTTTCGGTTAGTTCGGCGGGCTGATGGGTAATTTCTTTCGTCTGTCTCTCAAAGGCAAGGTGATAGGGCTCGTCTTTTGTTTCTTTCTGATGAGCTCTCTGGTGACAGGTCTGGTCATAAGGGGAACGGTCATTCCCATGTTCGAGAGGAGCATGGCGGAGGACGCTATGGACATCGCTTTGTCCGTGGCTTACATTCCTGGGATAATCGATAACGTCGGTCGACCCGACGGGGCGGAGGTAATTCAACCCATAGCGGACGGCGTAAGAAAGAAGACCGGGACCGAGTTCGTCGTGGTGATAGACACGGACGGGATTCGATATTCCCACAAGGTCCCTGAGAGGATAGGCAAGAGAGTGGTGGGAGGAGACGAAGGAAGAGCGCTTCTTGGAGAAGCCTACGTCTCGCGGGCGGTCGGAACGCTAGGCCCCTCCCTGAGGGCTTTCGCTCCAATTTACAGGAAGGGCGAGCTGGTGGGAGCGGTACTTGTCGGCATACTTATCGACAGGGTAAACGCAGAGACCTGGAGGTTGACGACCAACGTTCTCATGGCCTTGGCTCTGGGGTTGGTGGTCGGCATAGTGGGAGCCACTGTGCTCGCCGACGGGGTCAAACTATCTATGAGAGGCTTCGAGCCGGAGGAGATAGACAGGCTCCTCTGGGAAAGAGAGGCCATGCTGGAATCGATAAAAGAGGGGATCTTGGCCGTGGACGAGACCGGCAAGGTAACCCTCGTAAACGGCGAGGCCCGGCGGCTCTTGGGACTCCCCGACTCGGGCGTGATAGGTCGTCAGGTGGACGTAGTCGTCCCGAACAGCCGTCTTCCTCAGGTGTTGAGTTCCGGCGTTCCCGAATACGACAGGGAGCAGGTGTCGGAGAACGCCAGGATACTCACCAACAGGGTGCCCATAGTATGTCAGGAAAGAACGGTTGGAGCCGTGGCCAGTTTCAGGGATATGTCCGAGGTCACTTCGATGGCGGAGGAGCTGACCGGTGTCAGACGTTACGTCGATGCCTTGAGGGTGAGAAACCACGAGTTTCTGAATAAGCTTCAGACCATAAGCGGGCTGGTTCAGCTCGGGGAACACGACCGAGCCGTCGCCTTCATATCAGAGACCGTCCAGTCTACCCAATCGGTGATGTCCTTCATCGCGAGAAGGATAAAAAACCCGTCGGTAGGTGGCCTGATACTGGGGAAGATGGGCCGTTGTCGGGAGTTGGGGATCGAGTTTCGAATAGACGAAGACAGCTATCTGGGACCTCCCGGAAGGGTCGATTCCAACGCTCTCGTGGCGATATTGGGGAACCTGCTGGAGAACGGTATGAACGCCCTTATGGACGTACCGAGGGAGAGACGGAGAATCTACCTGTCTTTGTTCGACGAGTCGGGGCGGATAATAATATCGGTAAAGGACACCGGGCCCGGCATCCCGGAAAACCTGGAAGAGGATATATTCGAGAGGGGCTTCTCCACCAAGGGCGAGGGGCACGGCGGATACGGACTTTTCAACGTCAAGTCCCTGGTGGAAGCCTACGGAGGGGAGATCAACCTGGAGTCCAGGGAAGGGGTCTCCACCGAGTTCCTGGTGAACCTGCCGAACGGAGGGAGTAGATCGTGAGCGATATAAGGGTTCTCATAGTCGAGGACGACCCGATGGTAATGGATATTCACAAACGTTTCGTCCTATCCATACCAGGTTTCGAGCTCGTAGGACTCGGGGCGAACGGGATGGACGGCCTGAAGGTTCTGGAACAAAGAAGCGTAGACCTGGTCATCCTGGATATCTACATGCCCGAGCTGGACGGTCTGGAGACACTGCACGAAATCCGTCGAAGACGTCGAAACGTCGACGTCATAGTGGTCTCCGCCGCTCACGAGACCGATACCGTCAGGGATGTGATGCGTTTCGGAGCCTTCGACTATATAGTGAAACCCTTTACCTACGAGAGGTTCAAAGAGGCTATGGAGGGTTACCTTTTATATTGGGCACAAAAGGGAGACCTGGACCAGGGAGCTATAGACAGGATAATGCGAAGAGGAGCTCGAGAGAAGAGAGACAGATGTCTTCCCAAGGGATTGGGGTCGGTTCAGCTGGATCGGGTAAGGTCGATACTCATGGAAGAGGAAGGGGCCCTCTCAGCCGACGAGGTCGCAGTTAGGGCCGGCGTTTCCAGGGTAACAGCGAGGAGATACCTCGAGTATCTCGTGTCCATAAACAGGGCTGCGGTGGAGCCTCTTCATAGGGACGTAGGTCGTCCGGTCAACCTTTACAGGCTTTTGGACGCTAAAGGAGGGAATTGTTCTTGATAAATCCGGAAATAAAGGTAAAAGGGCTTTCGAAGTCCTTCGGATCGGTGGAAGCTGTGAAGGGGGTTTCCTTCGAGGTGGAGAAGGGGGATATCTTCGGCTTTCTGGGTCCGAACGGAGCGGGAAAGACCACGACCATAAACATGCTTACCGGCCTGGCCCGTCCGGATGGAGGCAGCATAGAGCTAGGCGGTTTGGACTGTACGTCGGACAGAAAACCGGTCCAGCACCTAATAGGGGTGGTCCCGGACGAAAGCTCCCTTTATCCGGAACTCACCGGCATTGAGAACCTCTGTTTTTGCGGAGCCCTCTACGGAATGAGAAAAAAAGAGAGGATCGCCAGGGCTAAAGAGCTTCTCGATACAGTCGGCCTTGCAGATGCGGCGAAAAGACGTTTCGGAGGGTACTCGAAGGGAATGGGACGCAGGTTGACCATAGCCGCTGGGGTGATCCACAAACCTTCGGTGCTCTTTCTGGACGAGCCGACCACCGGCATAGACGTCGTCAGCGCCAGGACCATTCGTTCGATGATAAGGAGTTTGAACGAGAACGGAACCACCGTGTTTCTGACGACCCACTATCTGGAGGAGGCAGAGAGACTCTGCGATAGAGTAGCTTTCATTCGTTCCGGTAGAATCGTCCTCACCGACACCATGGAGGGATTGCTCAAAAAAGATCGAAGGGGAGAGGCCATACTTTTACGATTCGACGGGGAAGGGGACGCCTTGGCCGAATCCATCCTCCGATCGGCGTTCCCTGCCGTTTCCTTCGAGCCGTCCGGACGGGGTGCTGTTACAGCCAGATCCGAGACTTACTTGTCGGTGGGAGCTATGGTCAGAACTCTGGAGGACGGAGGCTTCGAGGTTTTGGAGGCCCGGAGGATCGCGTCTACCCTGGAGGATGTCTTCTTGCAGGTAGCGGAGATGGAGGAAGAACGATGATGAGAGCCGGTATAAGACCCTCATGGTGGATAGCCTACTGGAATATTCTCGTCAAAGACGTCAGGGCCTATTACCTCAAGCCCCCGAACATCAGCTGGGGGATCCTCTTTCCCCTTGCCTGGACCGCCATGTTCCTGATCCGGTCGGGAGGTTCAATGGAGGACGTGAGGGCCCTCCTTCCGGGAATAATGTCCCTGTCCGTCCTGTTCGGTACGACATCCATGTTGGCGGTAACCGTGACCTTCGAGAGGAAGGGACGGTCCTTCGATCGACTTCTTCTGGCCCCTCTGCCTCTGGAGATGCTGATGGCGGCCAAGACCTCCGGAGCCATAGTATTCGGAGTGTTGAACTGCATGATACCCTTCTGGATGGCATCGTTTTTCTACGATCTCTCCGGGACGTCTGTACCCTCCATCCTGGCGGCCGGTGCGGTGCTTTCCGTCGTCTGTACCTTCATGGGGCTTTTCATTGCCGTGTCAGTTAAGGAGGTATTCGAGGCCCAGACCCTCTCCAACTTCTTCCGCTTTCCCATGCTGTTTCTCTGCGGGCTTTTCTTTCCCGTCTCCAGTCTGCCCATATTTCTCCGTCCCCTCTCCTACATGTTGCCCCTTACCTACGGGGTCGACCTGATGAGGTGGATACTGGAGGATCAAGGGCTCATACCTGTTCCGGTGGATTGGCTGGCACTGGTCGGCTTCGCCTCCTTGCTCTTTATGGTGAGCCTCAGGTTCATCAGAAAAAGGTGGATCCAGTGACGGCCGGATCTTTGTGTATGTGATAGCTATCTTTATGTTAAAGTAAGATTGGCAACTCGGCAGACCTGGGGTATGATGCTGGAATCCTTTTGGTGTATATTGTATAAATAAGGAGAGAAGGCCATGGAGATGCACATACTTGAGGAAGCGCGCCGCTGTATAAGGTGTGGGGCCTGCGTCAAGGGCTGCCCGGTGAACACCGCCATACCGGACATGATAAGGATGTTGGTGGACGGCCAGATAGTATCCGCCGGAAGGACCCTGTTCCAGAACAACCCCCTCTCGGTGGTGTGTTCCATAGTGTGTCCTCAGGAGCGTCAGTGCGAGGGGCACTGTGTTCTCGGTCGCAAAGGGGCCCCCATAAGGATAAGCGACATAGAACACTACATATCGTCGTTCTACATGAACGTCATGGACCTGGAGCCCCTGCCTAAGAAGGGCAAGTCCGTCGCCATAGTCGGTTCCGGTCCCGCCGGGATAACCATAGCCTTTCTTCTGGCTTTGAGGGGGTATTCCATAACCATCTACGAGGGAAAGGACCAGATCGGGGGAGTGATGCGTTACGGAATTCCCGAGTTCCGCCTTCCCAAGGACCTGATCGACGGTCTGGAGGCCAACCTAAGGAAGCTCGGAGTCATTATAAGGCCCAATACCACCATCGGTGCGACCCTGAGTCTGGACGATCTGTTTAGGGACGGTTTCTCCGCCGTGTTCGTAGGGACCGGCGTGTGGAGGCCCAAGGGACTGGGAATACCGGGGGAATCCTTGGGTAACTGTCATTTCGCCATAGATTATCTGAAGAACCCGGATGTCTATCGTTTGGGTCGAACCCTGTGCGTGATAGGGGCCGGCAACACCGCCATGGATGTCGCAAGGACCGCCGTCCGCAAGGGAGTCTCTCATGTCACTGTGATGTACCGAAAAGGCTGGAAGGAGATGCCAGCCCGCAAGATCGAGGTGGAATACGCTCAGATCGACGGGGTCGATTTTATGCTGGAGAGCACGCCCGTCGCGATAACATCCAAGGGAGTTCGTTTCGTTAGAGACGGCGAGGAGGACTTTTTCCCCTGCGAATCGGTGATAGTGGCGGTCAGCCAGGGACCTCGGTCTCTTATAGGATCCAGCAGAGACGGCATAGAGACCAGAGAGGATTTTCTCGTCGCCGACGATTCCGGTCATACCTCCCGGGAGGGGGTCTTTGCTTCCGGCGACGTAGTGACCGGAGCGAAGACCGTCGTGGAGGCGGTGCGTTTCTCCAAGAAGGTTGTCGAGGCCATGGACTCCTATCTGAGGGGTACCGACTGAACCATGGCGTCCCAGACGGCTGTGACGGCCTCTCCTCGGGATATCAGCTCTTCCGGCGGTCCATCCCATTCCATAGAGGACGGTTCCCATCGGGGGGCCGTCTTTTTCAGTCTTTTCACGAAATCCGATCTGGAAACGAAAAAATCGCCTCCCTCAAGGTCCCTTACGTAGAAGGCCCTGGATATCATGTAGGACATTTGTCTTTCCTCCACAGGCAGGGACGTCCCGAAGATCACCGGCGTCATTGGATCGAAGTATCCGTATAGGGTCGCTCCCTGGACACCCCTCCAATGGGGATGGTCCGGCTGGACGTCGAAAAAGGAATACAGCGACAGGGCGCTCTTGCCCCTCAAAAGGACGTCTTGGACCGATATGACCGGCAGGTCCCTTGGATCTCGGTCGGAGAGGGCGCTGAGGGCGGCTATGGCTCCCGCCGCCTGCCCCGTCAATATCGTTATGGGTTGCAACCTCGTCGCCCCGTTGACCAGTCTGGACACAGATATGTTCTTCTCCGCGGCTAAGAGGCCGTCCATCGTCTCCGGAATAAGGGCTCCGTAGGGCACCTGGAAGACTCCCTCGTCGGATCTCCACTCGCCTGGATAGTCGGCCATAGACTCTCCTAGATCCGATTCCAGACTTCCCGGGACCCTGGATCCATGGATGTCCAGAGGATATTCACCTAGGGCGATCGAGTTCGTCCTGTTCTCCACCGCCCGGCCCAGCCGTCTATCTCTGGCGACGGTCTTGGCCGTCATTGTCTCGATTCCGACGATCCTTCGACTCTCCCTGACGTAGGGAATGGGTGGAAAGTGGTTCAGAACGGCGTCATTGCTCTCGTCCAGATATAGGGCCCTGTCCCTTATACGGTCTCCTCTTTTTCCGTATCCTTGAGACCGGTCCACCGTCCAGTTGGACAGGCCCAGTTCGGTCTGGACGTAGTGTATGAACCTCAACGTCCTGCCGATGGCCTCTCCGTTTACCAGCCGTCTGTAGTCTTTGTCCTCCAGATAGCGGACGGTCAGTCCCACGTGATCGGGGCCGTTGGCGGGAACATCGTTGGCCCAGTTGACGCAGGTTCTGGTTATGTAGGGCCAGGTCTCCGATTCCCCTCCCTCTATTCTGTGGGGATTGTCCCTGTCCGGAAGGGCTCTGTAGGCTTTGTAGCTGGCGAAGTCGAAGGGGGCCTGTCCCGGCCAGGTGGCCCCGTCGGTAGTCACCACCTTCCTGAACCTTCCCACGTCTCTGTCGTATCCGTCCGGTCTCTTTACCCTCAGTTCTTCCGGAATCGAGTCCTCGCTCTTTATAACTGCGACCCAGGTTATGTCCTGTATTTCCGCGTCCATATCCAGGTTGGTGGACAGGGAGTTTCCCGCCCTGTATCTAGCCGGGGTCATGGGAAGCAGATCGCCGCATTCCGTTGCCTCTATCGTGACCTTGCCCTTGAGCATTATCGTTCCCGAATCGCCGTCTTTCAGGATAATCCCTGTGACTCGATTTTCCTCCGTCAGGACCGCCTCCGGCGTCCTGTGGAGGAAGAGATCGACCTTGCCTGGAGCCGATCCTCTCAGTATATCGAGGAGTATCTCCTCGGCTACCTTGGGTTCCGTCGCTATCGTGTCGTTTCCCCAGTAGCATATGTTGACGTCGGTTCCAGTCGCTCCGTAGCTTTCTCTGATCCTTCTTATAAACTCCAGGTATAATCCCGATCTGTTGTGCCCCACGTCGTCCATGGTGGAGACCGCCGCGGCGGTGATCTGTCCGCCGATCCAGCCGGTCTCGTCTACCAGGGCGACCGAAGCCCCGCACCTGGCGGCCTGGACCGCCGCGGCGGTGCCTCCCGATCCCGCACCGACAACTATGACGTCGTACTGGCCGGATCTAACCTCGGAGTCGGCAGTAGGGCATAATACCGTGGTAAAAAGGACGGAGCAAAGAATAGAATAAAGAAAGACTCTCACACCTATCACTCCTTAACCGAGGAATCCCGGCGTTTAGTAAGAGTATATATCATGAAATGGTATGGATAACAGTATTCAGGCCATGTCTGACTCACCGTACGATAGAGATAACGACATCGAGATCTCCAGACTTTAGGTTCGATCAGTATAGAGTGGCGGTATCCATGGAGCAGGCGGACCTGTTTAGGTTCGCCTGCTTTTTTGTCTCTTCGTGACCAAAATGACCAAAAGTCTTTTTCGTGTTCTAATACGTTGATGTTCGGGCTTTCTCCCGGTACAGTGTAGCTGTCATGACGGTAAGAACCTGTCGACAGACCGGTTTAGATCTGAAAGGAGAGATCTCTGTGAGCGATTCGGGTATCTATATGGAGGCGTTGAAGGCCCACGCCGAGGCCAAGGGTAAACTCAGCGTGGAGAGTCGAATTCCTGTGAAGGATATGCACGATCTGGCGGTGGTATACACGCCCGGTGTCGCCGAGCCTTGTCGCAAGATCAAGGAAAATCCCGAGGACGTGTATACCTACACGACCAAGGGGAACATGGTGGCAGTCGTCACGGACGGAAGCGCCGTCCTGGGGTTGGGCGACATAGGTCCAGCCGCCGGACTTCCCGTGATGGAGGGCAAGGCGGTTCTCTTCAAGCGTTTCGCCGGGGTCGATGCCTTCCCGATCTGCGTCGGCAGCAAGGACGTGGACGTGATAGTTGAGACAACAGCTATGATAGCCAGCGGATTCGGCGGCGTCAACCTGGAGGACATAGCCGCCCCCCGATGCTTCGAGATCGAGAGAAAACTCAAGGAAAGGCTGGATATACCGGTTTTTCACGATGACCAGCACGGAACGGCGGTAATAGTCCTGGCCGGTTTGCTCAACTCCCTCAAATTAGTCGGTAAGTCTATAGAGGACGTCAAGATAGTGATGAACGGTGCCGGTGCCGCCGGTATAGCCATATGCAAGCTCCTTCAGAGCGTAGGGGCCGGTAACGTCATATTGTGCGACAGAGCCGGAGCCATCTACGAGGGAAGAGAGACCAACATGAACTGGATCAAGAAGGAGATGGCCGAGGAGACCAACAGGGGCAAGGAATCGGGGACCCTGGCGGACGTCATAGCGGGAGCGGACGTTTTCCTTGGAATATCCGGTCCCGGACTGGTCACGGCCGACATGGTCCGTTCGATGGCTTCCAATGCCGTAATATTCGCCATGGCCAACCCGACCCCGGAGATATACCCCGACGAGGCTATGAAAGCCGGAGCGGCAGTCGTCGCCACAGGGCGCAGCGATTTCCCCAACCAGATCAACAACTGTCTCGGTTTTCCCGGCATATTCAGAGGGGCTTTGGACGTGAGGGCCAGCGATATTGACGAGTCGATGAAGTTGGCCGCGGCCTATGCACTGGCCGGACTGGTTTCGGACGATGAGCTTTCCTCCGAGAGGATAATTCCCGAGGCCTTGGACGAGAGGGTCGTCCCGACGGTCGCCAAAGCGGTGGCGGAGGCGGCTAGAAAGGCCGGGATAGCCAGAGCGTAATACAACGACAGCAGAGGAGACGATCTATATGACCGTGCAGACGGATAGAAAAAGTTTCACCATCTGGGGGCTTTCCCCCGTTCTTTTCGCGGTATGTATGGGGCTCGTGATCCTGGCGATATATATAGGAAAACTGCCCAAGGGAATGATAGGAGCCCTGGCTGCCATGATGACCATGGGCGCTATCATGGACAAGATCGGGGACAAAACCCCCGTGATCAACGAATATCTCGGAGGGGCTCCTCTGGTCTGTATATTCGGAACGGCAGCCCTGGTATATTTCGGAGTCATGCCCGATTCCACCGTCAAGATAATCACCGACTTCATGAAGGGCGGAGGTTTTCTCAACTTCTACATAGCGGCACTGATATGCGGAAGCATACTCGGTATAAGCTCGGATCTGCTCATAAAGGCAGGAGCTAGATACGCCGCTCCTTTGTTGGCGGCGGTGCTGGTTTCCTGCGGTCTGGCCGCTCTGGTGGCAGGCATGATAGGCTACGGATGGCAGCAGGGTATAATGCACATAGCCATGCCCATAATGGGAGGCGGCATGGGAGCGGGTGCGGTGCCGATGTCTCAGATATTCAGCACCATAACCAAGATGGATACCAAGGATATACTGTCCATACTTATTCCGGCCCTGGCCCTGGGTAACGTTATGTCCATCGTGGCGGCCGGATTGTTGGACAAACTGGGCAAGGCCCGTCCTGCCCTGACCGGCAACGGACATCTTATGAAGGACTTCAAGGTGGAGAAAGAAGAGGAGATACCCCCGAACATAGAGATGATGGGGGTAGGAGTAATGGTTTCCTGCGTTTTCTTCATCCTGGGGCTTCTTTTGAACAAAGTGGTGCCTATGATCCACTCCTATGCCCTTATGATAATAGCGGTAGCCATGTGCAAGATATTCAACCTCGTTCCCGAGTCGGTCCAGAAGAGCTGTAATATGTGGTATAAGTTCGTGGCAAAGAACTTTACAGCCGCGCTTCTCGTGGGTATAGGGGTTGCCTATACCGACCTCGGAGCGGTCATAAACGCCGTGTCTATTCAGTACATAGTTTTGGTGGCCGTCGTAGTATTCGGAGCTGTCGTCGGGGCGGGGTTCGCCGGGATGGCAGTGGGCTTCAACTTCGTCGAGTCGGCCATAACCGCCGGTCTCTGTATGGCCAACATGGGCGGAACCGGGGACGTCGCGGTCCTGTCCGCGGCCAAGAGGATGGAGCTGATGCCATTCGCTCAGATATCCTCCCGTCTCGGAGGTGCTCTGATTTTGATATTGGTAAGCCTGTTGCTTCCCGTGTTGGGATAGTTCCGGCTTTTACGGCGTCGGAGGCTTTATGGCTTCCGGCGCCATTTTCGTTTGGGAGGTGTTCTCAGTGAAGATCCTGAAGATGGCCGTCGCCGG carries:
- a CDS encoding ATP-binding protein, whose protein sequence is MGNFFRLSLKGKVIGLVFCFFLMSSLVTGLVIRGTVIPMFERSMAEDAMDIALSVAYIPGIIDNVGRPDGAEVIQPIADGVRKKTGTEFVVVIDTDGIRYSHKVPERIGKRVVGGDEGRALLGEAYVSRAVGTLGPSLRAFAPIYRKGELVGAVLVGILIDRVNAETWRLTTNVLMALALGLVVGIVGATVLADGVKLSMRGFEPEEIDRLLWEREAMLESIKEGILAVDETGKVTLVNGEARRLLGLPDSGVIGRQVDVVVPNSRLPQVLSSGVPEYDREQVSENARILTNRVPIVCQERTVGAVASFRDMSEVTSMAEELTGVRRYVDALRVRNHEFLNKLQTISGLVQLGEHDRAVAFISETVQSTQSVMSFIARRIKNPSVGGLILGKMGRCRELGIEFRIDEDSYLGPPGRVDSNALVAILGNLLENGMNALMDVPRERRRIYLSLFDESGRIIISVKDTGPGIPENLEEDIFERGFSTKGEGHGGYGLFNVKSLVEAYGGEINLESREGVSTEFLVNLPNGGSRS
- a CDS encoding response regulator, with product MSDIRVLIVEDDPMVMDIHKRFVLSIPGFELVGLGANGMDGLKVLEQRSVDLVILDIYMPELDGLETLHEIRRRRRNVDVIVVSAAHETDTVRDVMRFGAFDYIVKPFTYERFKEAMEGYLLYWAQKGDLDQGAIDRIMRRGAREKRDRCLPKGLGSVQLDRVRSILMEEEGALSADEVAVRAGVSRVTARRYLEYLVSINRAAVEPLHRDVGRPVNLYRLLDAKGGNCS
- a CDS encoding ABC transporter ATP-binding protein; this encodes MINPEIKVKGLSKSFGSVEAVKGVSFEVEKGDIFGFLGPNGAGKTTTINMLTGLARPDGGSIELGGLDCTSDRKPVQHLIGVVPDESSLYPELTGIENLCFCGALYGMRKKERIARAKELLDTVGLADAAKRRFGGYSKGMGRRLTIAAGVIHKPSVLFLDEPTTGIDVVSARTIRSMIRSLNENGTTVFLTTHYLEEAERLCDRVAFIRSGRIVLTDTMEGLLKKDRRGEAILLRFDGEGDALAESILRSAFPAVSFEPSGRGAVTARSETYLSVGAMVRTLEDGGFEVLEARRIASTLEDVFLQVAEMEEER
- a CDS encoding ABC transporter permease — translated: MMRAGIRPSWWIAYWNILVKDVRAYYLKPPNISWGILFPLAWTAMFLIRSGGSMEDVRALLPGIMSLSVLFGTTSMLAVTVTFERKGRSFDRLLLAPLPLEMLMAAKTSGAIVFGVLNCMIPFWMASFFYDLSGTSVPSILAAGAVLSVVCTFMGLFIAVSVKEVFEAQTLSNFFRFPMLFLCGLFFPVSSLPIFLRPLSYMLPLTYGVDLMRWILEDQGLIPVPVDWLALVGFASLLFMVSLRFIRKRWIQ
- a CDS encoding NAD(P)-dependent oxidoreductase, translating into MEMHILEEARRCIRCGACVKGCPVNTAIPDMIRMLVDGQIVSAGRTLFQNNPLSVVCSIVCPQERQCEGHCVLGRKGAPIRISDIEHYISSFYMNVMDLEPLPKKGKSVAIVGSGPAGITIAFLLALRGYSITIYEGKDQIGGVMRYGIPEFRLPKDLIDGLEANLRKLGVIIRPNTTIGATLSLDDLFRDGFSAVFVGTGVWRPKGLGIPGESLGNCHFAIDYLKNPDVYRLGRTLCVIGAGNTAMDVARTAVRKGVSHVTVMYRKGWKEMPARKIEVEYAQIDGVDFMLESTPVAITSKGVRFVRDGEEDFFPCESVIVAVSQGPRSLIGSSRDGIETREDFLVADDSGHTSREGVFASGDVVTGAKTVVEAVRFSKKVVEAMDSYLRGTD
- a CDS encoding FAD-dependent oxidoreductase, with protein sequence MRVFLYSILCSVLFTTVLCPTADSEVRSGQYDVIVVGAGSGGTAAAVQAARCGASVALVDETGWIGGQITAAAVSTMDDVGHNRSGLYLEFIRRIRESYGATGTDVNICYWGNDTIATEPKVAEEILLDILRGSAPGKVDLFLHRTPEAVLTEENRVTGIILKDGDSGTIMLKGKVTIEATECGDLLPMTPARYRAGNSLSTNLDMDAEIQDITWVAVIKSEDSIPEELRVKRPDGYDRDVGRFRKVVTTDGATWPGQAPFDFASYKAYRALPDRDNPHRIEGGESETWPYITRTCVNWANDVPANGPDHVGLTVRYLEDKDYRRLVNGEAIGRTLRFIHYVQTELGLSNWTVDRSQGYGKRGDRIRDRALYLDESNDAVLNHFPPIPYVRESRRIVGIETMTAKTVARDRRLGRAVENRTNSIALGEYPLDIHGSRVPGSLESDLGESMADYPGEWRSDEGVFQVPYGALIPETMDGLLAAEKNISVSRLVNGATRLQPITILTGQAAGAIAALSALSDRDPRDLPVISVQDVLLRGKSALSLYSFFDVQPDHPHWRGVQGATLYGYFDPMTPVIFGTSLPVEERQMSYMISRAFYVRDLEGGDFFVSRSDFVKRLKKTAPRWEPSSMEWDGPPEELISRGEAVTAVWDAMVQSVPLR
- a CDS encoding NAD(P)-dependent malic enzyme, whose translation is MEALKAHAEAKGKLSVESRIPVKDMHDLAVVYTPGVAEPCRKIKENPEDVYTYTTKGNMVAVVTDGSAVLGLGDIGPAAGLPVMEGKAVLFKRFAGVDAFPICVGSKDVDVIVETTAMIASGFGGVNLEDIAAPRCFEIERKLKERLDIPVFHDDQHGTAVIVLAGLLNSLKLVGKSIEDVKIVMNGAGAAGIAICKLLQSVGAGNVILCDRAGAIYEGRETNMNWIKKEMAEETNRGKESGTLADVIAGADVFLGISGPGLVTADMVRSMASNAVIFAMANPTPEIYPDEAMKAGAAVVATGRSDFPNQINNCLGFPGIFRGALDVRASDIDESMKLAAAYALAGLVSDDELSSERIIPEALDERVVPTVAKAVAEAARKAGIARA
- a CDS encoding 2-hydroxycarboxylate transporter family protein, with the translated sequence MTVQTDRKSFTIWGLSPVLFAVCMGLVILAIYIGKLPKGMIGALAAMMTMGAIMDKIGDKTPVINEYLGGAPLVCIFGTAALVYFGVMPDSTVKIITDFMKGGGFLNFYIAALICGSILGISSDLLIKAGARYAAPLLAAVLVSCGLAALVAGMIGYGWQQGIMHIAMPIMGGGMGAGAVPMSQIFSTITKMDTKDILSILIPALALGNVMSIVAAGLLDKLGKARPALTGNGHLMKDFKVEKEEEIPPNIEMMGVGVMVSCVFFILGLLLNKVVPMIHSYALMIIAVAMCKIFNLVPESVQKSCNMWYKFVAKNFTAALLVGIGVAYTDLGAVINAVSIQYIVLVAVVVFGAVVGAGFAGMAVGFNFVESAITAGLCMANMGGTGDVAVLSAAKRMELMPFAQISSRLGGALILILVSLLLPVLG